A single region of the Bdellovibrio bacteriovorus genome encodes:
- a CDS encoding N-acetyltransferase, translating to MLKKNFEFTEISPVNVYRLSIGHIAENLDGKFFLKSSRPDPISNEHINREATAYQALSGIKNVMPLLGTKDILGQNFLVFPFIKEDLFDYIGKITQAKLVSEILLPLLKSLSSIHNAGYIHGDVKLENVRVYEEDGLHVFLADFGKSVRMGTFAPHRISSLSQHTPPDMTISPQLDIYSIGVLAFQLLFGIDFLKKYQMAGRDFEKIPESKRYDPHLLKFISVATEPSALYRFKSANQAINFLAGSSLDSILSSEPYDLNSNFEFYLECMRAIFLESNRSTADFEAFVGPWGIKYYERLKNWLGKKMHLVHLRFGSDLVGICEATIKDSGLGMISSIFLSPGHRGKGGAEILERSALKFFIDNNLEMATLNVTESNERAIRFYQKHDWIQSPGNDYIGAVRFTKKIKNGGKGGI from the coding sequence ATGCTTAAAAAGAATTTTGAGTTCACCGAGATTTCGCCGGTAAATGTTTACCGCTTATCTATAGGTCATATAGCAGAAAATCTTGATGGGAAGTTTTTTTTGAAATCATCTCGACCGGATCCGATTTCCAATGAGCACATAAATCGAGAAGCAACTGCATACCAGGCCCTTAGTGGTATTAAAAATGTGATGCCCCTACTAGGCACGAAAGATATTTTAGGACAAAATTTTCTCGTATTTCCGTTTATCAAAGAGGATCTTTTTGATTATATCGGCAAGATAACCCAAGCGAAGTTAGTGTCAGAGATTCTACTTCCGCTTCTGAAGTCTCTAAGTTCAATACACAATGCTGGTTATATTCACGGCGACGTAAAATTAGAAAATGTGCGAGTTTATGAAGAGGATGGTCTGCATGTATTCCTTGCAGATTTTGGAAAATCTGTGCGGATGGGAACTTTTGCTCCTCACAGAATAAGTAGTCTGTCACAACATACTCCCCCTGATATGACCATAAGTCCTCAGTTAGATATTTATTCTATAGGCGTACTAGCATTTCAGCTTCTGTTTGGAATAGATTTTTTAAAAAAGTATCAAATGGCAGGTCGGGACTTTGAGAAAATACCTGAATCTAAAAGATACGATCCTCATCTTTTAAAATTCATTTCAGTCGCGACAGAACCCTCTGCACTTTATCGTTTTAAAAGTGCAAATCAGGCTATTAATTTTCTCGCTGGTTCTTCTCTTGATTCCATATTAAGCAGCGAACCTTACGATTTGAATTCTAACTTCGAGTTCTATCTTGAATGCATGAGAGCTATTTTTCTAGAGAGCAATCGGTCCACTGCAGATTTTGAAGCGTTTGTAGGCCCATGGGGGATAAAGTATTATGAAAGATTGAAGAACTGGTTGGGTAAAAAAATGCATCTTGTCCATTTAAGGTTCGGATCCGATCTTGTCGGAATCTGTGAAGCTACCATTAAGGATAGTGGCCTCGGCATGATAAGTTCGATTTTTCTCTCTCCCGGACATCGTGGCAAGGGTGGGGCTGAAATTTTGGAAAGATCAGCCTTAAAGTTTTTTATAGATAATAACCTTGAAATGGCGACTCTGAATGTTACCGAAAGCAACGAAAGAGCTATTCGGTTTTATCAAAAACACGATTGGATTCAGTCGCCAGGAAACGATTATATTGGTGCGGTACGATTTACGAAAAAGATAAAAAATGGCGGAAAGGGCGGGATTTGA
- a CDS encoding DUF333 domain-containing protein: protein MKTPQVGPLIGNPAAKYCSVFDANNRILKDEKAREYDYCVFPDGSMIDAWTLYNGHHK from the coding sequence TTGAAAACTCCTCAAGTGGGTCCGTTGATAGGAAATCCCGCAGCGAAGTATTGCAGCGTTTTTGACGCTAACAACAGAATTTTGAAGGACGAAAAGGCCAGGGAGTATGACTATTGCGTTTTTCCTGATGGTTCCATGATCGATGCTTGGACTCTTTATAATGGGCATCATAAATGA
- a CDS encoding nucleoside deaminase: MKKEFMLRAIELSRKNMQAGAGGPFGAVIVKDGKVIGEGWNKVTSSNDPTAHAEVVAIRNACESAKNFSLDGAEIYTSCEPCPMCLSAIYWARIGKIYYANTRKDAAEINFDDDFIYEEIPKAISDRKVPMEQCAHQEALAVFKEWQTKADKVPY; the protein is encoded by the coding sequence ATGAAAAAGGAATTCATGCTTAGAGCCATTGAGCTCTCTAGAAAAAACATGCAGGCTGGCGCTGGGGGCCCCTTTGGAGCTGTCATCGTCAAAGATGGTAAAGTTATCGGAGAAGGTTGGAATAAAGTAACCTCTTCGAACGACCCTACGGCCCATGCGGAAGTTGTGGCCATCCGTAACGCTTGCGAAAGCGCAAAAAACTTCAGCCTGGATGGCGCAGAAATATACACAAGCTGTGAACCTTGCCCTATGTGCCTTTCAGCAATTTACTGGGCGCGCATCGGTAAAATTTATTACGCCAATACCAGAAAAGATGCGGCAGAAATCAATTTCGATGATGACTTCATCTATGAAGAAATCCCTAAAGCCATTTCAGACCGCAAAGTCCCGATGGAACAATGCGCTCACCAAGAAGCCCTAGCGGTATTCAAAGAGTGGCAAACAAAAGCAGACAAAGTACCCTACTAA
- a CDS encoding SlyX family protein — translation MDETRLIDIETKLAHQEMIVEELNQVLYQQQKTIDQLEKMVQGLTAKLKELMTDESGLEIRGHEKPPHY, via the coding sequence ATGGACGAAACACGCTTAATCGATATCGAAACAAAATTGGCTCACCAAGAAATGATCGTGGAAGAACTGAACCAGGTTCTTTACCAACAACAAAAGACCATCGACCAACTTGAAAAGATGGTTCAGGGATTAACGGCGAAATTGAAAGAGCTGATGACGGATGAAAGCGGCCTTGAGATTCGTGGTCACGAAAAGCCGCCTCACTACTAG
- the queF gene encoding preQ(1) synthase, giving the protein MKKKNGRDAKELANFALGENQTQYPETYAPEILEAFDNKNPGKIAWTTFVCTEFTSLCPKTRQPDFAKIFVNYIADKKMVESKSLKLYLFSFRNHGDFHEDCVQTICDDLVALMKPKYIEVVGEFTPRGGIAIYPYASYAVKDKFFQDLYKKRLSEYAPGKYSMELSKLY; this is encoded by the coding sequence ATGAAAAAGAAAAACGGCAGAGACGCAAAAGAATTAGCTAACTTCGCATTAGGCGAAAACCAAACTCAATATCCCGAGACCTATGCGCCGGAGATTTTAGAAGCTTTCGACAATAAGAATCCAGGCAAGATTGCTTGGACAACATTTGTTTGTACCGAGTTCACTTCTTTGTGTCCGAAGACTCGCCAACCTGATTTCGCTAAAATTTTTGTTAACTATATCGCTGACAAAAAGATGGTCGAATCAAAGTCGTTAAAACTTTATCTTTTCAGCTTCCGCAATCACGGTGATTTCCACGAAGACTGTGTGCAAACAATTTGTGATGATCTTGTAGCGCTCATGAAGCCGAAATATATCGAAGTCGTTGGGGAGTTCACTCCGCGCGGAGGCATCGCCATTTATCCTTACGCAAGTTATGCCGTCAAAGATAAGTTCTTCCAAGATTTGTATAAGAAGCGCTTGAGCGAATACGCTCCAGGCAAGTACTCCATGGAGCTTTCAAAGCTTTATTAG